The following proteins are co-located in the Myxococcus fulvus genome:
- a CDS encoding M14 family zinc carboxypeptidase: MLLATALSLALTQAPPPLTTVSEQSGWVRTGRYPEVEALCRAFPKAYPGKVRCDTFGTTPEGRPMLALVASADGTLTPAANKKKNRPVVFFQGGIHAGEIDGKDAGFALLRDLLSGKTLPGVLKGVTAVFVPVFNVDGHERFAPNHRPNQVGPEEMGWRATASNLNLNRDYVKAEAPEMVALLRYLHTWDALVYADLHVTDGAKFQPDVSVGIEPQQSGPQALRTLGVKLREELFQELEKEGHQPLEFYPSFLEDDDPASGFAYGVPTPRFSHAYAAAHHRFGVLVETHSWKPYAVRVKATRNVVAGLLRLVSRDGAALLAAVKAADAEAQAGKVRDVVLAWKSTKKSRVLPFKGYAYERAPSEVSGQTWIRYDDTKPQVWNVPYFDTVEPALTVAVPAGGYVVPPAHAAWVAEKLTTHGLTFQRLTRPTPATDVEVFRATELKWGAQSNEGRQTLSVKGAWEKQSRELPTGSLYVPSAQPGVELVAHLFEPSGSDSLLAWGFFNPHFEQKEYIEDYVLEPFARELLAKDAAVKAEWDAKLKDPAFAKDPRARLRFFYERHPARDTHLRVYPVVRTAAAPAASR; encoded by the coding sequence ATGCTCCTCGCCACCGCCCTGTCCCTGGCGCTCACCCAGGCGCCGCCACCCCTCACCACCGTGTCCGAGCAGAGCGGTTGGGTCCGCACCGGCCGCTACCCCGAGGTGGAGGCGCTCTGCCGCGCCTTCCCCAAGGCCTACCCCGGCAAGGTGCGCTGCGACACCTTCGGCACCACGCCCGAGGGCAGGCCCATGCTCGCGCTCGTCGCCAGCGCCGACGGCACCCTCACCCCCGCCGCGAACAAGAAGAAGAACCGCCCCGTCGTCTTCTTCCAGGGCGGCATCCACGCGGGCGAAATCGACGGCAAGGACGCGGGCTTCGCGCTCCTGCGCGACCTCCTGTCCGGCAAGACGCTGCCCGGCGTGCTCAAGGGCGTCACCGCCGTCTTCGTCCCCGTCTTCAACGTGGACGGCCACGAGCGCTTCGCCCCCAACCACCGCCCCAACCAGGTGGGCCCCGAGGAGATGGGCTGGCGCGCCACCGCGTCCAACCTCAACCTCAACCGCGACTACGTCAAGGCCGAGGCCCCGGAGATGGTGGCCCTGCTGCGCTACCTCCACACGTGGGACGCGCTCGTGTACGCGGACCTGCACGTCACCGACGGCGCCAAGTTCCAGCCCGACGTCTCCGTCGGCATCGAGCCGCAGCAGTCGGGCCCCCAGGCCCTGCGCACCCTCGGCGTGAAGCTGCGCGAGGAGCTCTTCCAGGAGCTGGAGAAGGAGGGCCACCAGCCGCTCGAGTTCTACCCGTCCTTCCTCGAGGACGATGACCCGGCCTCCGGCTTCGCCTACGGCGTCCCCACGCCGCGCTTCAGCCACGCCTACGCCGCCGCGCACCACCGCTTCGGCGTGCTGGTGGAGACGCACTCGTGGAAGCCCTACGCCGTGCGCGTGAAGGCCACGCGGAACGTCGTCGCGGGGCTGTTGCGCCTGGTCTCCCGGGACGGCGCCGCGCTGCTCGCGGCCGTGAAGGCCGCCGACGCCGAGGCCCAGGCCGGCAAGGTGCGCGACGTGGTGCTCGCGTGGAAGAGCACGAAGAAGAGCCGCGTCCTCCCGTTCAAGGGCTACGCCTACGAGCGCGCGCCGTCCGAGGTCTCCGGCCAGACGTGGATTCGCTACGACGACACGAAGCCGCAGGTGTGGAACGTGCCCTACTTCGACACCGTGGAGCCCGCGCTCACCGTGGCCGTGCCCGCGGGCGGCTACGTGGTGCCCCCGGCCCACGCGGCCTGGGTCGCCGAGAAGCTCACCACCCACGGCCTCACCTTCCAGCGCCTCACGCGCCCCACGCCCGCCACCGACGTGGAGGTCTTCCGCGCCACCGAGCTGAAGTGGGGCGCGCAGTCCAACGAGGGACGCCAGACGCTGTCGGTCAAGGGCGCGTGGGAGAAGCAGTCGCGCGAGCTGCCCACAGGCTCGCTGTACGTGCCCAGCGCCCAGCCCGGCGTGGAGCTGGTGGCGCACCTGTTCGAGCCCTCGGGCTCCGACTCGCTGCTCGCGTGGGGCTTCTTCAACCCCCACTTCGAACAGAAGGAGTACATCGAGGACTACGTGCTGGAGCCCTTCGCCCGCGAGCTGTTGGCCAAGGACGCAGCCGTGAAGGCCGAGTGGGACGCGAAGCTCAAGGACCCGGCCTTCGCCAAGGACCCGCGCGCCCGCCTGCGCTTCTTCTACGAGCGCCACCCCGCCCGCGACACGCACCTGCGCGTCTACCCGGTGGTGCGCACCGCCGCCGCGCCCGCGGCCTCGCGCTGA
- the cglD gene encoding adventurous gliding motility lipoprotein CglD has translation MRKPLTRLIACVLVSASLLAGCGGSDPDPNPPDTGDGGTNNPDSGTDAGPPPPEDAGVEPDPDPDPGRVPTDVNDTKNPTKDSDCDGLTDAEEFANLYTGGLKTDPGLRDTDGDGIRDGVEVGRTSSVDPTCSFRADLDPDSRTSPVKADTDGDGIPDGLEDTNRNGRRDPGETDPNAIDSDGDGIPDGVEDANKSGTVSPGETDPRKRDTDGDGLQDGLEVQMGTDPLKPDTDGDSCADGDEDRNRNGVRDPGETDPKVADCAASIPDADFDGIPDSVETATGTDPNKADTDGDGLPDGVEDENKNGKVDANETDPRLTDTDCDGLQDGPGRDGFLGEDANGNGKVDGNETDPTNPDTDGDGLRDGLERGVTTANAPRKNCGYSGDAQPSSTTNPNNPDSDGDGIADGAEDANQNGQVDTGELDPNNPADGAPNTPAGQACRASNLRPVTFKEENGADIRLALPATFKDANLTNITVAGSTVGVIGWDDTRQVTVIAYRRGQAGGSTTPTGDEAAIRGASFNTAAREVTQTFTTWDGYAALSARYTLAGTQDLKALTNTLVRSMVPNSTGSLAGTAGITGPFTLQGQYVHRSNDSVLVVLALTPTSRYNETGSLFTLTDTAGGSSLAQFGDADAVQCELFTTRAAVVDFIFVVDDSGSMASSQQSLANAATAVANKLGNSTLDWRLAMVTTSYTSTNTNHTNRNVVRGFTTNVNQFRAWLTENSTCSGGACSGITEPTTCTGNTDCWVRINGNGDEKAMDAARAAINGPMAPSSTSSEPARIRAGAKVVVVILTDTHDYSTDSIATFEQYFKGTGTTPATKNPLNQTIQVHGIICPPELATGDTATWCHPQEDPRVPKHLDIIQATGGVVGSIRNAGSITTTINGIVDSVIASVGHRTQQPPIGASVKVSVGAVANPTTCPTPADLPRSRTHGFDVDGINRTLSFFGGCRPQADNTQAAVSYRYWSDRTTNPNGVPPPCRNDPYYDATEADYCDGKLSCNRTTDKCECPSDCGGGGASGQVCNTDPAVCSFTCAPDCGGTCGTYESCNTATCSCSCVQTATCAAGYKFDPNVCACACDTTTLNCGPTAQPDAASCSCACKADCGGCPSNTVCNPSLCACEGVIG, from the coding sequence ATGCGCAAGCCCCTCACCCGGCTCATCGCCTGCGTGCTCGTGTCAGCTTCGTTGCTGGCCGGCTGCGGCGGATCTGACCCCGACCCCAATCCCCCTGACACAGGCGATGGCGGGACGAACAACCCGGACAGTGGCACGGATGCTGGCCCTCCTCCGCCGGAGGACGCGGGCGTCGAGCCCGACCCGGACCCGGACCCGGGTCGTGTGCCCACGGATGTGAACGACACGAAGAACCCGACCAAGGACTCCGACTGCGACGGCCTGACGGACGCGGAGGAGTTCGCCAACCTCTATACCGGTGGGTTGAAGACGGACCCGGGCCTGCGCGACACCGACGGCGACGGAATCCGTGACGGCGTCGAGGTCGGCCGTACCAGCAGCGTTGATCCGACCTGCTCCTTCCGCGCGGACCTGGACCCGGACTCGCGCACCTCACCCGTGAAGGCGGACACGGACGGTGACGGCATCCCCGATGGCCTGGAGGACACCAACCGCAATGGTCGCCGCGACCCGGGTGAGACGGACCCCAACGCCATCGACTCGGACGGCGACGGCATCCCCGACGGCGTGGAGGACGCGAACAAGAGCGGCACGGTGAGCCCCGGCGAGACGGACCCGCGCAAGCGCGACACCGACGGCGACGGCCTGCAGGACGGGTTGGAGGTGCAGATGGGCACCGACCCGCTCAAGCCCGACACGGACGGCGACTCGTGCGCCGACGGCGACGAGGACCGCAACCGCAACGGCGTGCGCGACCCCGGCGAGACGGACCCGAAGGTGGCCGACTGCGCCGCCTCCATCCCCGACGCGGACTTCGACGGCATCCCGGACTCGGTGGAGACGGCCACCGGCACGGACCCGAACAAGGCGGACACGGACGGTGACGGCCTGCCCGACGGCGTCGAGGACGAGAACAAGAACGGCAAGGTGGACGCGAACGAGACCGACCCGCGCCTGACGGACACGGACTGCGACGGTCTGCAGGACGGCCCGGGCCGCGACGGCTTCCTCGGCGAGGACGCCAACGGCAACGGCAAGGTGGACGGCAACGAGACCGACCCCACCAACCCGGACACGGACGGCGACGGCCTGCGCGACGGCCTGGAGCGCGGCGTGACGACGGCCAACGCGCCCCGCAAGAACTGCGGCTACTCCGGCGACGCGCAGCCCTCCAGCACGACGAACCCGAACAACCCCGACTCGGACGGTGACGGCATCGCCGACGGCGCCGAGGACGCGAACCAGAACGGCCAGGTGGACACGGGCGAGTTGGACCCGAACAACCCGGCGGACGGCGCGCCCAACACCCCCGCGGGCCAGGCGTGCCGCGCGTCGAACCTGCGCCCGGTGACCTTCAAGGAGGAGAACGGCGCGGACATCCGGCTCGCGCTGCCGGCCACCTTCAAGGACGCCAACCTCACCAACATCACGGTGGCGGGCTCCACGGTGGGCGTCATCGGCTGGGACGACACCCGGCAGGTGACGGTGATTGCGTACCGGCGCGGCCAGGCGGGCGGCTCCACCACGCCCACGGGCGACGAGGCCGCCATCCGGGGCGCCTCGTTCAACACCGCGGCGCGCGAGGTCACCCAGACGTTCACCACCTGGGACGGCTACGCCGCGCTGTCGGCGCGCTACACCCTGGCGGGCACCCAGGACCTCAAGGCCCTCACCAACACGCTGGTGCGCTCGATGGTGCCCAACAGCACGGGCTCGCTTGCGGGCACGGCGGGCATCACCGGTCCGTTCACCCTGCAGGGCCAGTACGTCCACCGCTCCAACGACAGCGTGCTGGTGGTGCTCGCCCTCACCCCTACGTCCCGCTACAACGAGACCGGCAGCCTGTTCACGCTGACGGACACGGCGGGCGGCTCGTCGCTGGCGCAGTTCGGTGACGCGGACGCGGTGCAGTGCGAGCTGTTTACCACGCGCGCGGCGGTGGTGGACTTCATCTTCGTGGTGGACGACTCCGGCTCCATGGCCAGCAGCCAGCAGTCGCTGGCGAACGCGGCCACGGCCGTGGCGAACAAGCTGGGCAACTCCACGCTGGACTGGCGTCTGGCGATGGTGACCACCAGCTACACCTCCACGAACACCAACCACACCAACCGCAACGTGGTGCGCGGCTTCACCACCAACGTCAACCAGTTCCGCGCGTGGCTGACGGAGAACAGCACGTGCTCCGGTGGCGCGTGCAGCGGCATCACCGAGCCCACGACCTGTACGGGCAACACGGACTGCTGGGTGCGCATCAACGGCAACGGTGACGAGAAGGCGATGGACGCGGCGCGCGCCGCCATCAACGGGCCCATGGCGCCGTCGTCCACCAGCTCGGAGCCCGCTCGCATCCGCGCGGGCGCCAAGGTGGTGGTCGTCATCCTGACGGACACGCACGACTACTCCACGGACTCCATCGCGACGTTCGAGCAGTACTTCAAGGGCACGGGCACCACGCCCGCCACGAAGAACCCGCTGAATCAGACCATCCAGGTCCACGGCATCATCTGCCCGCCGGAGCTGGCCACCGGTGACACGGCCACCTGGTGTCACCCGCAGGAGGACCCCCGCGTCCCGAAGCACCTGGACATCATCCAGGCGACGGGCGGCGTGGTGGGCTCCATCCGCAACGCGGGCTCCATCACCACGACCATCAATGGCATCGTGGACAGCGTCATCGCGTCGGTGGGTCACCGCACGCAGCAGCCGCCCATCGGCGCCTCGGTGAAGGTGTCCGTGGGCGCGGTGGCCAACCCCACCACGTGCCCCACGCCGGCGGACCTGCCGCGCAGCCGCACCCACGGCTTCGACGTGGACGGCATCAACCGCACGCTGTCGTTCTTCGGTGGCTGCCGCCCGCAGGCGGACAACACCCAGGCCGCGGTGTCCTACCGCTACTGGAGCGACCGCACGACGAACCCCAACGGCGTGCCGCCCCCGTGCCGCAATGACCCGTACTACGACGCGACCGAGGCCGACTACTGCGACGGCAAGCTGTCGTGCAACCGCACCACGGACAAGTGCGAGTGCCCGTCGGACTGCGGCGGTGGCGGCGCCTCGGGCCAGGTCTGCAACACGGACCCGGCGGTGTGCTCCTTCACGTGCGCGCCGGACTGCGGTGGCACGTGCGGCACCTACGAGTCGTGCAACACGGCGACGTGCAGCTGCTCGTGCGTCCAGACGGCCACGTGCGCTGCGGGCTACAAGTTCGACCCGAACGTGTGCGCCTGCGCGTGTGACACGACGACGCTGAACTGCGGCCCCACCGCGCAGCCGGACGCGGCGTCCTGCTCGTGCGCGTGCAAGGCGGACTGCGGCGGCTGCCCGTCGAACACGGTGTGCAACCCGAGCCTCTGCGCCTGCGAGGGCGTCATCGGCTGA
- a CDS encoding MBL fold metallo-hydrolase: MTTRFKNLDGSGPQPFGTVFKWAVADKLAGRRRKSPDHAPVPRVEPDLTLLHTPPAPGEGARLTWLGHASWLVQLDGLSLLIDPVLRDAINVVIRRNVPPGVPIDKLPPIAASLVSHNHYDHLDLPTLVDVGAPIVTGLGHAPVFKGTRLGVTELNWWQSTQVGPVTVHFVPSQHWSRRGLNDANQMLWGGFVVEGSTARVYHSGDTAWFKGFADIGKRFPGLDAALLPIGAYDPEWFMSRQHMNPEDAARAYEALGARRFLAMHWGTFKLTDEPLDEPPRRLDTEWNRRGWPREDLHVLPVGGTLTVRAG, translated from the coding sequence ATGACGACGCGCTTCAAGAACCTGGATGGCAGCGGCCCCCAGCCGTTCGGCACCGTCTTCAAGTGGGCAGTCGCCGACAAGCTCGCCGGCCGTCGCCGCAAGTCGCCCGACCACGCCCCCGTGCCTCGCGTGGAGCCGGACCTCACCCTGCTCCACACGCCCCCGGCTCCCGGTGAGGGCGCGCGGCTGACCTGGCTGGGCCACGCCAGCTGGCTCGTCCAGTTGGACGGCCTGTCGCTCCTCATCGACCCCGTGCTGCGCGACGCCATCAACGTGGTCATCCGCCGCAACGTCCCGCCCGGCGTCCCCATCGACAAGCTGCCGCCCATCGCCGCGAGCCTCGTCTCCCACAACCACTACGACCACCTGGACCTGCCCACCCTCGTCGACGTGGGCGCGCCCATCGTCACCGGCCTGGGCCATGCGCCCGTCTTCAAGGGGACACGCCTGGGCGTCACCGAGCTGAACTGGTGGCAGTCCACCCAGGTGGGCCCCGTCACCGTGCACTTCGTCCCGTCCCAGCACTGGAGCCGCCGCGGCCTCAACGACGCCAACCAGATGCTCTGGGGCGGCTTCGTCGTGGAGGGCTCCACGGCCCGCGTCTACCACTCGGGCGACACCGCCTGGTTCAAGGGCTTCGCGGACATCGGGAAGCGCTTCCCGGGCCTCGACGCCGCGCTCTTGCCCATCGGCGCATACGACCCGGAGTGGTTCATGAGCCGCCAGCACATGAACCCCGAGGACGCGGCGCGCGCCTACGAAGCGCTGGGCGCCAGGCGCTTCCTCGCGATGCACTGGGGCACCTTCAAGCTCACCGATGAGCCGCTCGACGAGCCGCCCCGCCGCCTGGACACCGAGTGGAACCGCCGGGGCTGGCCGCGCGAGGACCTGCACGTGTTGCCGGTGGGAGGAACGCTCACCGTGCGCGCTGGTTGA
- a CDS encoding alpha/beta fold hydrolase → MSDITHRTLETNGIHLHVAEAGTGPLVLLLHGWPESWYSWRHQLIALAAAGYHAVAPDIRGYGRSDKPAALEAYSMKQLVADAVGLLDALGEERAVVVGNDWGSAMAWTCAALHPERFRAVVGMSVPHLGRTPMPPTQLFQGAFAGKWFYILYFQEPGVAEAELEADVPRTMRTILAGEPGFDLGAGAVRAKKPGDGFLTPPPVSLPAWLSEEDVAYFAGEFERSGFRGGLNRYRNMDRDWEELPELATARIEQPALFITGEKDPGRLLAPLEPMKALVPGLTEVRVIPDAGHWAPQERPAEVNAALLSFLSKLPA, encoded by the coding sequence ATGAGCGACATCACGCATCGCACGCTGGAGACGAACGGCATCCACCTTCACGTCGCGGAGGCGGGGACGGGGCCGCTGGTGTTGCTGCTGCATGGGTGGCCGGAGTCCTGGTACTCGTGGCGGCACCAGCTCATCGCGCTCGCGGCGGCGGGGTATCACGCGGTGGCTCCCGACATCCGAGGCTATGGGCGCAGCGACAAGCCCGCGGCACTCGAGGCGTACAGCATGAAGCAGCTGGTCGCCGACGCGGTGGGGCTGCTCGATGCGCTGGGCGAGGAGCGCGCGGTGGTGGTGGGCAACGACTGGGGCTCCGCGATGGCGTGGACGTGCGCGGCGCTGCACCCGGAGCGCTTCCGCGCGGTGGTGGGGATGAGCGTGCCGCACCTGGGGCGCACGCCGATGCCTCCGACGCAGCTGTTCCAGGGGGCGTTCGCGGGGAAGTGGTTCTACATCCTGTACTTCCAGGAGCCGGGCGTCGCGGAGGCGGAGCTGGAGGCGGACGTGCCCCGGACGATGCGCACGATTCTCGCGGGGGAGCCGGGCTTCGATCTGGGCGCGGGGGCGGTGCGCGCGAAGAAGCCTGGAGATGGTTTCCTCACGCCGCCGCCCGTGTCGTTGCCGGCGTGGCTCTCGGAGGAGGACGTCGCGTACTTCGCGGGGGAGTTCGAGCGGAGTGGTTTCCGAGGGGGCTTGAATCGCTATCGGAACATGGACCGGGACTGGGAGGAGCTGCCCGAGCTCGCGACGGCGCGAATCGAGCAGCCCGCGTTGTTCATCACCGGGGAGAAGGATCCGGGGCGCCTCTTGGCGCCGCTCGAGCCGATGAAGGCGCTGGTGCCGGGGTTGACGGAGGTTCGGGTCATCCCGGATGCGGGACACTGGGCGCCGCAGGAGCGGCCCGCGGAGGTGAACGCGGCGCTGCTGTCGTTCCTGTCGAAGCTGCCCGCGTGA